In Rhodanobacteraceae bacterium, a single window of DNA contains:
- a CDS encoding AAA family ATPase: MMIRITNFPTFNAAKREQLDKREKLKPSASIESIEFSGGHAFKLGPKEKVIIVGPNNSGKSQSLREIIALARSGKKERPLVVSELRLFKSGTKEELKRFLERNGTYLRGVYQYTDWSVAENHIEFWSQPDLQHTLVDGFFKKIAADDRLKVCEQQGSIAPGDQKSKPQHILYDDEALMSRISALFKRAFGKDLMFDFRGGSRLPIHVGEIPGPGVGIDRVSNAYVAAVRENPLLDKQGDGMKSYAGILFEAVVANRNVTLIDEPEAFLHPPQMRRLGETLASEVDGQLLVATHSSDILRGFLEGTKGNVRILRIRREGSVNLVAEAEPTVIRELWEKPELRYSNALEGIFHEQTIICEDDSDCRLINSVADHLASGDTKQWEDTAYVPTGGKHGVPKVATVLRRIGVPVKAVFDLDFLAERSLVESTVEAFGGRWEDVEKLWSRVDSAVRKGIKAKDNPEIKKEIIGILGSIDENELPKSDIIEALKQGKPWAEVKRFGTRAIPKGDAQQSYNALRDILEGVGIYLIPVGEIEAFCPQIGSHGPKFVTKLLASVPLGDERLSELRAFVERVHLGKHGQL, from the coding sequence GTGATGATCAGGATCACGAATTTTCCAACCTTCAACGCTGCAAAGCGTGAGCAACTAGACAAGAGAGAAAAATTGAAGCCTTCTGCATCCATCGAATCAATCGAATTTTCCGGCGGCCATGCTTTTAAATTGGGCCCGAAGGAAAAAGTGATTATAGTCGGTCCAAACAATAGCGGAAAATCCCAATCACTTAGGGAAATAATAGCACTCGCCAGGAGTGGAAAAAAGGAAAGGCCGCTAGTAGTTTCCGAATTAAGACTGTTTAAGTCCGGGACAAAAGAGGAATTAAAACGATTCTTGGAAAGAAACGGGACATATCTAAGGGGCGTATATCAATATACCGACTGGTCAGTTGCTGAAAACCACATTGAATTCTGGAGCCAGCCCGATCTTCAACACACGCTGGTGGACGGTTTTTTCAAAAAGATTGCGGCGGATGATCGACTGAAGGTGTGTGAACAGCAAGGCAGCATTGCGCCTGGAGACCAAAAATCGAAGCCACAGCACATTCTGTATGATGACGAAGCACTGATGTCCAGAATTAGCGCGTTGTTTAAGCGCGCATTTGGAAAGGATCTCATGTTTGACTTCCGAGGTGGAAGTCGTCTCCCAATTCATGTGGGAGAGATTCCGGGTCCTGGCGTGGGCATCGATCGGGTGAGTAACGCGTATGTCGCGGCTGTTCGGGAGAACCCACTCCTTGACAAGCAAGGCGACGGAATGAAGAGCTACGCTGGAATCCTGTTTGAAGCCGTTGTCGCTAATAGGAACGTTACTTTGATTGATGAGCCGGAGGCCTTCCTGCATCCGCCCCAAATGCGAAGATTGGGCGAGACGCTGGCCTCCGAAGTCGATGGTCAGTTACTCGTGGCAACGCACAGTAGTGACATTTTGCGTGGATTCTTGGAGGGAACAAAGGGCAACGTAAGGATATTGCGCATCCGCCGAGAGGGTAGCGTCAATTTGGTGGCCGAGGCAGAACCAACGGTGATCCGGGAACTTTGGGAGAAGCCGGAGCTGCGTTATTCCAACGCACTAGAAGGGATATTTCATGAACAAACAATAATCTGCGAGGACGATAGTGACTGCAGGTTAATAAACTCAGTTGCGGATCACTTGGCATCCGGGGATACAAAGCAATGGGAAGATACTGCCTACGTGCCAACTGGGGGCAAACATGGAGTTCCGAAGGTCGCAACCGTGTTGCGCCGAATCGGTGTTCCAGTAAAAGCTGTGTTTGACCTCGACTTTTTGGCCGAACGGTCATTGGTTGAGTCAACGGTTGAAGCATTCGGGGGCCGCTGGGAAGATGTGGAAAAACTTTGGTCGAGAGTGGACTCTGCAGTGAGGAAGGGTATTAAAGCAAAAGACAATCCCGAGATAAAGAAGGAAATTATAGGCATACTTGGGAGTATCGATGAAAACGAGCTTCCGAAAAGTGACATCATCGAGGCACTGAAACAGGGCAAACCTTGGGCAGAGGTGAAGAGGTTCGGAACGCGTGCAATTCCAAAGGGAGATGCTCAACAGAGTTACAACGCGCTGAGGGATATTCTTGAGGGAGTCGGAATCTATCTTATCCCCGTAGGTGAAATAGAAGCGTTTTGTCCCCAGATTGGTTCTCACGGTCCGAAATTTGTTACGAAGCTGTTGGCTAGTGTTCCGCTCGGTGATGAACGACTTAGTGAATTGCGAGCTTTCGTTGAACGCGTGCACCTGGGAAAACACGGACAATTATGA
- a CDS encoding CPBP family intramembrane metalloprotease → MLLPSLLFLSVLTLPALWIGLRLGPALGLGAPRFAALLARQPGAMRALARDWVVAGTAGALLGAIFLSVRYAAQPYLPAALPEPGFRGVLGGLAVSFGAAVGEEVWFRLGLMTLLVWAVTRLAGKRKPSSVAVWSVIIIAAFGFGLAHVPQMVAFGAASPVAVASTVLGNVSVGVLYGWCYWRRGLLAAMIAHFSADIVLHVLPALAV, encoded by the coding sequence ATGCTGCTGCCCAGCCTGCTGTTCCTGAGCGTGCTCACCCTTCCTGCGTTGTGGATTGGGCTGCGACTGGGGCCTGCGCTTGGTCTGGGCGCACCGCGATTCGCAGCCCTGTTGGCGCGTCAGCCCGGCGCGATGCGGGCGCTCGCTCGCGACTGGGTTGTGGCGGGAACTGCCGGAGCGCTGCTGGGTGCCATCTTCCTGTCCGTACGCTACGCGGCCCAACCCTATCTGCCAGCCGCTCTGCCCGAACCGGGCTTCCGCGGTGTCCTGGGTGGACTCGCGGTGTCATTCGGCGCGGCCGTCGGCGAAGAGGTCTGGTTTCGGCTGGGTTTGATGACCTTGCTGGTATGGGCAGTGACCCGTCTTGCCGGCAAGCGCAAGCCGTCCAGCGTCGCCGTCTGGAGCGTGATCATCATCGCCGCGTTTGGCTTCGGGCTGGCGCACGTCCCGCAAATGGTTGCCTTTGGTGCCGCATCGCCGGTTGCTGTGGCGTCAACGGTGCTGGGCAATGTGTCGGTCGGCGTTCTGTACGGGTGGTGCTACTGGCGACGCGGATTGCTCGCAGCGATGATCGCCCACTTCTCGGCCGACATCGTGCTGCATGTGTTGCCGGCGCTGGCGGTGTAG
- a CDS encoding DUF2200 domain-containing protein, with the protein MSEHRIFKTAFASVYPMYVQKAERKGRSQDEVDEVICWLTGYDRAGLRKQIEGKADIRAFFSDAPAMNPNCHLITGVVCGVRVEEVEDPLMKKIRMLDKLVDELAKGKTMDKVLRS; encoded by the coding sequence ATGTCCGAGCACCGAATCTTCAAGACTGCCTTCGCCTCTGTGTACCCGATGTACGTGCAGAAGGCCGAACGGAAGGGTCGATCCCAGGACGAAGTCGATGAAGTGATCTGCTGGCTGACCGGCTACGACCGAGCAGGTCTGCGTAAGCAGATTGAAGGGAAGGCAGACATCAGGGCCTTCTTCAGCGACGCTCCGGCCATGAACCCGAACTGCCACTTGATCACTGGCGTTGTCTGTGGCGTTCGTGTCGAAGAAGTCGAAGACCCACTCATGAAGAAGATCCGCATGCTGGACAAGCTCGTGGATGAATTGGCCAAAGGCAAGACCATGGACAAGGTGCTCCGCAGCTGA